In Flavobacteriales bacterium, the sequence CATTGTAACGGTTAAACCTGCCTTCACACTCAATCCAAATGCACTGATAGACCGCTTCTATTACGAAGTGAGTCAACTGATCCTGAATGATGCGGGCGAAGTGACCGTTGAAGGTCAGATGCACGCGTTGGTGTTCATCTGCATCTTCGTCATCATCACCTTCTTTCTCAAAAATCTGTTCCGCTATTTGGCGCTTTACGCAAGCGCTCCGCTTAAGAATGGCGTGGTGCGCGACATCAGAAACAGCTTGTATCATAAGGTAGTGAACCTTCCAATCGCTTATTTCTCTGAAGAGAAAAAAGGAGACATCATTGCTAAAATGACCAGCGATGTGCAAGAAGTGGAAAGTTCCATCATGAGTTCTGTTGAAGTGGTTTTCAAGGAGCCATTCGCCATTGTGTTTTTTCTTGGAACGTTGGTGGTTTGGAGTCCCGAACTGACCATGTTTGTGCTCATTCTTCTACCCGTTACAGGTCTTGTAATCGGTCGCATTGGTAAGAGTCTAAAGAAATCTTCCAAGAAGGTTCAGAACCAAATGGGCGTGCTTGTTTCGGCCATGATCGAAACGCTTTCCGGGCTGCGCATCATCAAGGCATTCAACGGCATCGAATCGTCCATTCAGAAATTTCAGCATCAGAATCAAGAATACATGAACCTGAAGGTCAGAATGACCCGCAAGCAGCATTTGGCCAGCCCACTGAGCGAGGTTTTGGGAACACTGGTGATGGTGTTGGTCATTTACCGCGGTGGCTCTTTGGTGCTTAGTGGAGATGGCCTAACGGCCGATCTGTTCATTGGCTACATTGTGGTGTTCTCGCAACTGATACAACCTTCCAAATCGTTGACCTCTGCCGTGTACATGATACAAAAGGGAATGGCAGCCGTTGAGCGCATCGACACGGTTCTGGAAGCGAAAGAGACCATTCAGGAGAAACCAAACGCCATTGGGCTTCCTGCATTTGAAAAGGAAATTGAGTTTCGTGATGTGAGTTTTTCTTACGAGAACGGAGTGAACGTTCTGAAGGGGATAAACCTCATCGTTAAGCGAGGTAGAACCATTGCCATAGTTGGTCCTTCGGGCGCTGGAAAAACCACACTGGTAGATCTGCTTCCGCGATTTTACGACCCTACGGCAGGTGCTGTTTTCATTGATGGAATTGATATTCAAGACGTGCGTGCTTGGGATCTTCGCGCTAAACTTGGAATTGTAACACAGGAAGCCATTCTCTTCAATGATACGGTGTTCAACAACATCGCTTTCGGACTGACTGGTATTACAGAAGCCGAAGTGATCGCTGCGGCCAAAGTGGCCAATGCGCACGATTTCATTTCTCAATTGGATAAAGGCTATCACACCAATATTGGCGAAGATGGCGGTAAGCTTTCAGGTGGACAGCGGCAACGAATCAGCATTGCACGCGCCATCCTGCACAATCCACCGATTTTGATCTTGGATGAAGCTACTTCGGCTTTGGATGCCGAAAGCGAAAAACTCGTTCAGGATGCGCTTTTCAAGTTAATGGAGAACCGCACTTCGTTGGTCATTGCGCATCGTTTGTCCACCATTCAGTTTGCTGATGAGATCATTGTGATCGATGAAGGACAGATCATTGAGCGAGGTAATCATACAGGTTTAATTGCTCACAATGGTGTTTACAAGAAGCTGTATCAGATGCAGGCGTTTGTCTGATTCAGACCTTGAACCGCTTGACCCATTCCCCGAAATCGAATAGCGCGAACAAGGGCTTCTCTTCGGGTTTATCTCCCAACTCAGAGAAATCCTGATACAACTGCAGCCATAGTTTTTTCAATTCAAAAGAATCGGCCCGAAGCAAATCGCCATAATGCTTCAACGTTCGTTGCGCGGTAGCTGAACCAAAACCTCGCGGATCACGCTTCTGGCTTCGCAACAACGATTCTACAAGTTCAAGGTCATCTAATTCATAACGAACGATGATGTTTAAGATTGAAGCTAGTTGCCGTGTCAGCATACTCGCCTCACCGGGCATATCAATGATGGCGCGTATCCATTTGGTACAACGTTGATACTCACCGGCCATGACGTGCAACACCATTCCGTTGTAAAGGAAAACCAAACGGAACGGCTCTTTCACGGGTGCAAAAGCTATCCTCACCTCCGCCCAAAGTTCATCGGCCCGTTTTGCTCCATCATTGAAACGCTGTTCGTGGAAATAGGCTTGCAATTCGTGGTTAGCAGCATAGACGGTCGTAAACTCCTTCACGTTCGCCAGATCTTTGAAGATTGGGGTCGATGGTGCAGCACGCAGTTCGTTCAGCCAATCGGTGAATTCGGGCGTAAAACCTTTTGCCGAGAGTTTACTGACGTAGCTGTTCAGTCGGTTGAAGTAATCCTGCGCGCGACCTGCCGCCAATGCCGGATTGCTACGCAGCAATTGCAACGATTGCAGATAGCTCTGTTCCGAGGCATCGCTATTCAACAAAAGCGAATGGCAGATACCCCAGAACGTGTGGAAATAGTACTTGGAAACAGGTGTCATGGCCCGTTCCATATCATTCACCAACCGATGCTGTATCAGTTGTTCAAGTCGCTCCCGCTCTGCCTCATCCCTCACCGAACCCGAACCCAAACGGATGTCGAGTAGCTCGCGGATGAGCGCGTAATAGGCCGATTCGTTCAGCATGTTGTTCAGATACTGCTGCTCGCGCGCCAACAGCTGCCGATTCACCACGATTCCATCGCCATATTGCATGGTCTTGAGCAACTGAACCGCTAGCAACGCGGTGTTCCAGAAAAGGCCATCTGCTGCCCGTTGCTCCAGTTTTTTCAGCAGTTCCACGGCATCATCGGTGCAACCGTGCGCGTGCAACGTGCCAGCTTTTCGGATGCCATGCTCTACGGAATTGCGTTCTCCGCTTTCGCGACCGAAGTGGACCAACGCATCCAATATCTGGTGTTTGAGGTGATTCTTGGTTACGGGCAGGTTAGCGGCCCACTTTTCTGAGCCGTATCGTTGGCGTATGTCATTATCGGCCAACTGTGGGTCTTTTGCCAACACTTCGAACAGCGACAAATGGTTGGCACCATCGCCCCCACGCTGGGCATAAAGTCTGAAATACCGCTTTTCAGAAGCCGTCAGACCTTTAACCAGTTTTCGCAGTGAATCGTCCATTTTGTGTAAGGAACGAAGATAGAATTCAGTTAGATGATTCGCTCCAGACCTTTAATGTTTGTAAAACTCTGTTTTTACAGAATAATCCGTCTGAACGTATTTCGGGATTGAATTCCAACTCCTTCAACATGAAAAAATATCTACTCTTCCTTTTGCTTGCTTGCGCTGGTTCGGCCAATGCGCAAACGATCGCTGCCGGTAACGGCCACACCGTTTATATCTGCCCCACTGGTTCGGCCGTGTCGGCCGGGCGCAATAATGCCGGACAATTGGGCTGGGGTCAGTTGCTCTCGCTAACAAACGTAACGGTCGATGTTCAGAACCTGACCGGCATTGCGGCTGTTTCGGCTGGCGATGAGCACACACTTTTCCTGATGGAGGATGGAACGGTTTACGCCTGTGGCCGAAACTGGGACGGCCGCCTCGGATTGGGCAACTATACGGGTACAAATGTTCCGCTACAGATACCCGGTCTCACCGACATCATTGCCGTTTCGGCCGGGCATTTCCATTCGCTGTTCCTCAAAAGCGATGGCACTGTTTGGGCCACGGGCGACAACTACTACGGTGCGCTCGGCAATGCCAGTACCACCACAAGCAACGTTCCGGTGCAGGTGGGCATTTCGGGAGTAAGTGCCATTGCTGCAGGTTCGTACTTTTCATTGTTTCTGAAGCCCAATGGCGAGGTGTGGGGCTGTGGCTACAATCAGGACGGGCAGCTCGGTACGCAGAACTACAATAACGCTGATGTACCCGTTCAGATGGTTGTAAGCAGTGTGGAAAAGATCGCTGCAGGTCTCGCGCATTCAATCATGGTGAAGTTCGATGGCACGGCATGGTCGTGTGGGAGAAACGATCTGGGGCAGCTCGGACTGGGTGGTTTCGGAGGTGGCAATACGCCCACCGTGCTTGCCATTGGTCTGGGCTCGGTAAGTGCCATCAGTGCAGGTTGGGGTCATTCGGTGTTCCTATTGAATGACGGATCGGTCTATACCGTTGGCGATGACCTGTTTGGCCAATTGGGCAATGATGCGCTGTTTGAAGGAAACGGATATGTGCAATTGGTGAGCGGGTTGAGCAACATCGTTGAAATTGCTGCAGGTGGCGACATTAGTCTTTTCCTAAGATCGGATGGCGCCTACTTCGGCTGCGGAAATAATGATTCCGGTCCGTTGGCAAATGGAACCAATGGTGGTGGCAACTATGAACCTGAACCGATCGAATCTACAATAGCCTGTGCCGTTACTTCGGTTGATGAACCCATGGAAGCGTCTTTCGACCTTATGTGCTACCCGAATCCGGCCGCTGATGTTGTAACGGTTGTTGCCAATTCAGATGCTGACCAAACGCTAGAGGTTTACGATGCCATGGGAAGAATGGTGTTCGCAATAAAAATGAAACAACGCACCCATGTTCCGTTGACCGAACTTCCAGCGGGTGCTTACCTGATTCAGGTAATGGATCTGGAAACAGGCAAGCGTACTTCCAGCAGGGTTTTGAAGCTGTAAGTTTCTCGGTTTAAGGTTCAAAGTCAACGTTACTTTGAACCTTGAACATTAAACCTTGAACTACTTCTTAAACAGCGGCACCGTACTACAAGCCTCACCAAACATCACGGTTTTGGCTATTGGTCGGAGTTTAGTCTCTATCACATGAATAGCTCAATAAGTCCCATTTCAAAGCCTTTAGCAATCTTCATAAAAGTGGATATACGTGGATTCGCCTCGCCTTTTTCAATTAGATGAAGTTGTGTTCGACTCATCTCACAGTCGAATGCAAATTGCTTCTGATCAATGCCACGTTGCTCACGCAACGTCCTGATGCGCACACCTAATCTTTGCAACACTTGTCTTTCGGCAGAATCCACCTTCCGAAAGAGAGGACTTTAGCAAAAACACTTGTTCGTTATGACGAACATTCATTATCATTGCTGAACAAAATGAATGATTCCAAATATCTCAACCATGAAAAAAGCAATGATGATGGTCGGTATTGCTGCTGTGATGCTGACAACTACAACAGGATGTAAGAAAACCTGTGATGACTGGTATGAACTTGAAGATAAGGACTGCGTGGAAATGCGGGAGAAGTTCTACGGTTACTATGTAGGCGTTTATACGCAGAATGGACAAACGTCCAACGGTGCGTTGGAACTAAGTGAGCTCTCTGGAAATGTGCAGCGTATCCGATTGACAGGTAGCAGCAATTACTTCGAACTTACAGGCTCAAATTCATTCGACATGCCGCTTCAACAAGTGGTTGATGTTCAAACCTACACAATGGAAGGTTCTGGTTCTCTTAGCGGGAATCAGATTACGTTCAATGCAACTCAAACGCTAAATGGCCAAACAGTTATCTTGAATTTTACTGGAAGCAAGTAATATCAGACCGATCAAAATGAAAGAAACCCCGCCCCGTGCGGGGTTTTGTTTTTGTGGTGGTTACTTCTTAAAGATCGGCACCGTACTACAAGCCTCACCATACATCACGGTTTTGGCTACTGGTCGGAGTTTAGAGACAAATTCAACGTAGGCTGAAGTAGGTACAGGATACTTGCTGCAACCTTTCACAATTACGCGTTCATCACGGAATTGCTCTAAGTCGAGATTGGCAAGCGATTCTTGGTACAGAACGGTTTCCAAGGTTTCGGGAGTTCCCATCACCACTCGCTTTGCAACTGGTTGCAAATACGTAGCTGCAAGCATGAATGCCCATTGCGGCACAATGGCATCGGCCGAGCATTGAATGTTCACGAAAGCATATTGAAACGCGCTCCAATCAAGGTTTTTCAATTCTTCGCGGTAGTCCTTTTCCCGTAGGATCAATCCTTCAAACAAAAAATCTTTTAGGTCGAATGTAAGACGAGTACCAACTTGGTAAAGGTCTTCCAAGTTGAAGGTAATGAGGCTGCTTTCGGCAACCTTGTTTCTTATTTCGCTTTCTTCAGTCATCCTTCAAGCCATTTATAAAATCCTCCGCCTCGTTCCTCGGCACCTCCTTTTAAAGGAGGAACCGCCCCCCTTTGGGGAGGTCGGAGGGGCTCTTTACATAAAACCAAGTTCAAGCAAGGCCGCTTCACTCATCATGTCCTTATCCCAAGGTGGATCGAAAGTGAGTTCTACTTTTCCGCTTCGCACACCTTTCACCCCACGCACTTTTTCTTCTACTTCCAAAGGCAGGCTTTCTGCCACTGGGCAAGACGGAGAAGTGAGCGTCATCAGTACTTCTGCATGCGCGTCATCGTTCACTTTCACCTCATAGATCAATCCTAATTCGTAAATATCCACAGGAATTTCCGGGTCGTAAACCGTTCTGATCACATCAATGACGCGCTCTTCAATCTGCTTTTTTTCTTCGTTCGAAAGACTCATGACGGGTTGTTCAATTGGGTTTTGAATGCCAATGCATACAATTTCATCTGCTTCACCATGCTTACCAATCCGTTGGAACGCGTTGGAGAAAGATGTTCTTTCAATCCGATCTGATCGATGAAAGAAAGATCGGCATTCACAATCGCATCTGGTTCTTCATTCGAAAGCACGCTGATCAACAGGTTGATGATTCCTTTAGTGATGATGGCATCGCTATCGGCCGTAAAGATCACTTTGCCATTTTCCAGTTTGGCATGTAGCCAAACGC encodes:
- a CDS encoding ABC transporter ATP-binding protein/permease codes for the protein MQNYWGIIGLLKNYKGHVLTVVLFNILSVVFSLFSLTMVVPLLGVLFGIQPIVTVKPAFTLNPNALIDRFYYEVSQLILNDAGEVTVEGQMHALVFICIFVIITFFLKNLFRYLALYASAPLKNGVVRDIRNSLYHKVVNLPIAYFSEEKKGDIIAKMTSDVQEVESSIMSSVEVVFKEPFAIVFFLGTLVVWSPELTMFVLILLPVTGLVIGRIGKSLKKSSKKVQNQMGVLVSAMIETLSGLRIIKAFNGIESSIQKFQHQNQEYMNLKVRMTRKQHLASPLSEVLGTLVMVLVIYRGGSLVLSGDGLTADLFIGYIVVFSQLIQPSKSLTSAVYMIQKGMAAVERIDTVLEAKETIQEKPNAIGLPAFEKEIEFRDVSFSYENGVNVLKGINLIVKRGRTIAIVGPSGAGKTTLVDLLPRFYDPTAGAVFIDGIDIQDVRAWDLRAKLGIVTQEAILFNDTVFNNIAFGLTGITEAEVIAAAKVANAHDFISQLDKGYHTNIGEDGGKLSGGQRQRISIARAILHNPPILILDEATSALDAESEKLVQDALFKLMENRTSLVIAHRLSTIQFADEIIVIDEGQIIERGNHTGLIAHNGVYKKLYQMQAFV
- a CDS encoding T9SS type A sorting domain-containing protein, whose product is MKKYLLFLLLACAGSANAQTIAAGNGHTVYICPTGSAVSAGRNNAGQLGWGQLLSLTNVTVDVQNLTGIAAVSAGDEHTLFLMEDGTVYACGRNWDGRLGLGNYTGTNVPLQIPGLTDIIAVSAGHFHSLFLKSDGTVWATGDNYYGALGNASTTTSNVPVQVGISGVSAIAAGSYFSLFLKPNGEVWGCGYNQDGQLGTQNYNNADVPVQMVVSSVEKIAAGLAHSIMVKFDGTAWSCGRNDLGQLGLGGFGGGNTPTVLAIGLGSVSAISAGWGHSVFLLNDGSVYTVGDDLFGQLGNDALFEGNGYVQLVSGLSNIVEIAAGGDISLFLRSDGAYFGCGNNDSGPLANGTNGGGNYEPEPIESTIACAVTSVDEPMEASFDLMCYPNPAADVVTVVANSDADQTLEVYDAMGRMVFAIKMKQRTHVPLTELPAGAYLIQVMDLETGKRTSSRVLKL
- a CDS encoding DUF2480 family protein — encoded protein: MHVIETKLRPIAKTVMFGEACSTVPLFKK
- a CDS encoding helix-turn-helix domain-containing protein gives rise to the protein MDSAERQVLQRLGVRIRTLREQRGIDQKQFAFDCEMSRTQLHLIEKGEANPRISTFMKIAKGFEMGLIELFM
- a CDS encoding DUF2480 family protein, producing the protein MTEESEIRNKVAESSLITFNLEDLYQVGTRLTFDLKDFLFEGLILREKDYREELKNLDWSAFQYAFVNIQCSADAIVPQWAFMLAATYLQPVAKRVVMGTPETLETVLYQESLANLDLEQFRDERVIVKGCSKYPVPTSAYVEFVSKLRPVAKTVMYGEACSTVPIFKK
- a CDS encoding DUF59 domain-containing protein; translated protein: MSLSNEEKKQIEERVIDVIRTVYDPEIPVDIYELGLIYEVKVNDDAHAEVLMTLTSPSCPVAESLPLEVEEKVRGVKGVRSGKVELTFDPPWDKDMMSEAALLELGFM
- a CDS encoding SufE family protein; its protein translation is MVGTVGNIERKEQEIIDEFSLFDDWMDKYEHIISLGKELPLIEEGLKTEDLLIKGCQSRVWLHAKLENGKVIFTADSDAIITKGIINLLISVLSNEEPDAIVNADLSFIDQIGLKEHLSPTRSNGLVSMVKQMKLYALAFKTQLNNPS